TAAAATGTTTCATGGAGCTACTTTGGGAGGAACAGGAAACGAAAAAGGTAAAAGGCACCCGACTGTTGGAGACAATGTAATTATAGGAAGTTCTGCAAAAATACTCGGAAATATATATATAGCGTCTGGAACGAAGGTTGGGGCCAATGCTGTGGTTCTTCATGATACCAGCCCTAACTCTACAGTAGTTGGAATTCCTGCTAAAGAAGTTAAAAAAGGCAGTAAAATTATTTATTTAAATGAGTATGCAATATAAAAGTGAGGTTCAGCCTGCAATTTGAAACGAGGCTAAGCCTCGTTTTTTATTCATGAATTTTTGTATTGCTGTAATCAACTGACAACGGTTCTCCTTCTTCAAGAATTATGTGCCCCGATTCATAAGGGCCTCCTTCAATTGTAAGATATACAATATGAGTGTCGTAGTAGGTCCCAAGAGTATTTGCAATACATGTAAGTACCTTTTCTTCAAATCCGGCGCCTAAATTCATTTCAGTTATAAATTCTTTAGATAAGTCAATATGGGCGCTGTTTTCTTCAAGGCTGTAATAAAGTTCATTTATTTTTGTATTGGGACTGAATATTTCGTAAACAGACAAATCTTTTAAGGTTTTTTCAATTACATCCTTAGGTTCATCATTGGTATTAAAAGATACAGGCACGTCGATTGTGTTTAAATTTATGCCGTTTATATCAGGATAAAATAGTGTTACAGTTTGAATGAAAGGAACATTATTTTCAATATCGGACAATGTTGAAACAGTTTCGTAACCTTCTCCTTTATTTACGGTTTTAACTAGTCCTTTATTTCTTGCATAGTATTCAATTACGGTTTCATTGTTATTTTTTGTTGTTACCTCAATAGCATCTAAGTTTCCTTGAGTAGTTACAACTTTTTTGGAAATATTAGTTATTACGGTTTCGGAATTTTCTCCTGTTAACCAGCTGTTTCCTTCTTTTAAAGGTTCTTTAAGAAGAATTTTACTTTCTGTATATTCATCATCTGCAAAATTTTCACGGAAATATGTCTCGCCTCTGAAGAATACTTCTTTCAGCTGTCCGTCTTTTAATTCTAGAACTTTAACAGACTCGGACCCTCCGTTATTGGTCCTTATCTGTACTCTGCTATCAGTTTTATAATCTATGAAGACCGTATATGACGTATATTCGTTTCCTACACCTTCATATATGTACTTAGCGTTTTCAGTTAAAGGGTAAAAATCTTCGATTCTATATTCATTAGGTATATTGGACTCTTCAGTGATGTTGCCGTTCTCGCATGCGGTTAAAATTAGCATGAGTAACAAGGCAGAAATAAGTATTTTTTTCATAGGTATCTCCTTATATACATAAACTATATTTTTATATATTATGCCCAAAAAAAGAATATATAAAAATTAAGGAATAAAATAAGAATTTCTGCTATTTTATTTTTGAAATAGAATTGGTATTTAGCGCTTTAAAAGCTTTCCCAATATTTTAAAGATTTAATCATATAGCCTGCTACATCCATATCGTATACGTCATTAATTGTTTTCGAAGAAATTATATCCTCAGCTCTTCCATAGGCAGCTATGTTACCGTTTTTAAGAAGAAGCACGTTATCTGCAAGCTTCATGGCTAAGTTCAAATCGTGAAGTACTCCTATAACTGCATGGCCTTTCTGTTTGGACCAAACTTTTAAAAAATCTATAAGCTCAGCCTGATTTTTAAGGTCAAGGTGGTTTGTCGGTTCATCAAGAAGTATGATACTTGGCTCTTGTGCCAGGGCTCTTGCAAGATATACTCTTTGAAGTTGTCCTCCGGATAGTGTGTTAATCTGCTTGTTTTTCAGGTTTAACAGATCGACGGCTTTCAGGCATTTTTCTGTATATTCTCTGTCTATGGCAGAAGGTTCCTTAAATGTTCTTTCTTTCATATGAAGATATCTGCCCAAAAGTACAGTTTCATATACTGTATAGGAAAAATAAATGCTGGATATTTGGTTCATAACTGCTATTTTTTTTGCTATTTCTGTTCTTTTCATTAAGGATATTTCTCTGCCGTCTATTTTTATGAAGCCTTTGTGAGGTATAATACCGGCTATCGTCTTTATAAGGGTTGTTTTTCCGCATCCATTTGGCCCTAAAACACAGAGACTTTCACCTTCAGAGACGTGTAAGTCTATATTTTTCACTATGTCATAACCGTTGTATCCTGAAGAAACATTTGATAAAGTGAGCATCTATAATTCCTTTCTTTTAGAAAAATATACATAAGCAAAAAATGGTGCGCCGATCAGTGCGGTTATGCTTCCCACAGGCAGCTCTGAAGG
Above is a window of Sedimentibacter sp. MB35-C1 DNA encoding:
- a CDS encoding ABC transporter ATP-binding protein, which translates into the protein MLTLSNVSSGYNGYDIVKNIDLHVSEGESLCVLGPNGCGKTTLIKTIAGIIPHKGFIKIDGREISLMKRTEIAKKIAVMNQISSIYFSYTVYETVLLGRYLHMKERTFKEPSAIDREYTEKCLKAVDLLNLKNKQINTLSGGQLQRVYLARALAQEPSIILLDEPTNHLDLKNQAELIDFLKVWSKQKGHAVIGVLHDLNLAMKLADNVLLLKNGNIAAYGRAEDIISSKTINDVYDMDVAGYMIKSLKYWESF
- a CDS encoding GerMN domain-containing protein, whose amino-acid sequence is MKKILISALLLMLILTACENGNITEESNIPNEYRIEDFYPLTENAKYIYEGVGNEYTSYTVFIDYKTDSRVQIRTNNGGSESVKVLELKDGQLKEVFFRGETYFRENFADDEYTESKILLKEPLKEGNSWLTGENSETVITNISKKVVTTQGNLDAIEVTTKNNNETVIEYYARNKGLVKTVNKGEGYETVSTLSDIENNVPFIQTVTLFYPDINGINLNTIDVPVSFNTNDEPKDVIEKTLKDLSVYEIFSPNTKINELYYSLEENSAHIDLSKEFITEMNLGAGFEEKVLTCIANTLGTYYDTHIVYLTIEGGPYESGHIILEEGEPLSVDYSNTKIHE